A part of Limihaloglobus sulfuriphilus genomic DNA contains:
- a CDS encoding type II secretion system protein — MRSKKGFTLIELLVVISIIALLMAIMMPALSKVRNMARKIVCGSHMHNMGIAIENYKANNDGFYPIAYWSNNSFARRTYTESLIKADLIDGEETVEGNDEWVVGASSVREAYSCPSFRKFLERKREMIYGWGDNIAEHYPIGYGYNSHLSRYNSWNSATNQPERTDNWSYAGNKAKSDTLVLIDAASFFVSNTGGGRFYPVYNVSSRYVTSNGNIAGSHSGGISNSLWADMHVEDRRADEYFRRDPDDPSQLLGNSVLDHTGYKYSDRGYKYSTPKGSIACPE; from the coding sequence ATGCGAAGCAAAAAAGGTTTTACACTAATAGAACTCTTAGTTGTGATTTCGATCATAGCTTTACTGATGGCGATTATGATGCCGGCGCTTTCTAAGGTCAGAAACATGGCCAGAAAAATCGTCTGCGGCTCTCACATGCACAATATGGGTATTGCTATTGAAAATTATAAGGCGAATAATGACGGCTTTTATCCGATAGCATACTGGTCGAACAACAGTTTCGCAAGGAGGACCTATACCGAGTCTTTAATTAAGGCCGACTTGATAGACGGCGAGGAAACGGTAGAGGGCAACGATGAATGGGTTGTAGGGGCCAGCTCTGTTCGCGAGGCTTATTCCTGCCCCTCGTTCCGGAAGTTTCTGGAGAGAAAACGTGAAATGATATACGGCTGGGGCGACAATATCGCCGAGCACTACCCAATCGGCTACGGTTATAACAGTCACCTCTCCAGGTATAATTCCTGGAATTCGGCAACTAACCAGCCCGAGAGGACGGATAACTGGAGTTATGCCGGTAACAAGGCAAAATCAGATACTCTAGTTTTGATAGATGCCGCATCGTTTTTTGTTTCCAATACAGGCGGCGGGAGATTTTATCCCGTTTACAACGTAAGCTCCAGATATGTTACCTCAAACGGTAATATCGCAGGCAGCCATTCAGGCGGCATCTCCAATTCACTCTGGGCGGATATGCATGTCGAGGACCGCAGGGCGGATGAGTATTTTAGAAGAGACCCTGACGATCCATCCCAGCTTCTGGGCAATTCGGTCCTGGACCATACAGGTTATAAATATTCAGACAGGGGCTATAAGTACAGCACTCCTAAAGGCAGTATTGCCTGTCCTGAATAA
- a CDS encoding PEP-CTERM sorting domain-containing protein: MRKLVVITSIACLLSLVCTSFGAGVNVGNSYHWDQWTKSTVNDWTKVGSAGYENYLNLVSNVDSPLDVLDPYDGTSNDVRLRVEALASPSPNTIPAGTWAGYEWSVPDGVNEEVVSAWLPGYFNFLTGSMEIRITDVNENVLWSASPAGGWIQNQGLDNPTFDNVDALRIIVYATQAHNLWGTNNAYYTQPIYLNTETVPEPASMAVLALGSLFLVKRKK; encoded by the coding sequence ATGAGAAAGTTAGTCGTTATAACTTCAATCGCATGTCTTTTATCTCTCGTATGCACGTCTTTTGGTGCCGGAGTCAATGTCGGCAATTCCTATCATTGGGATCAGTGGACAAAATCCACGGTCAATGACTGGACGAAAGTAGGTTCTGCCGGCTACGAGAACTATCTTAACCTGGTGAGTAATGTTGACAGCCCGCTCGATGTCCTGGACCCTTACGATGGCACATCGAATGATGTAAGGCTGAGGGTAGAGGCTTTGGCTTCACCGTCGCCAAATACAATACCGGCAGGTACCTGGGCAGGTTATGAGTGGAGTGTTCCTGATGGTGTCAACGAAGAGGTTGTCAGTGCCTGGCTGCCGGGTTATTTCAACTTTCTGACAGGTTCAATGGAGATCCGCATTACCGATGTCAACGAAAATGTTCTTTGGTCGGCAAGTCCTGCAGGAGGCTGGATTCAAAATCAAGGTCTGGATAATCCAACATTCGATAATGTCGATGCATTGCGGATTATAGTTTATGCAACCCAGGCCCATAATCTTTGGGGTACGAATAATGCTTATTATACCCAGCCGATATATCTAAATACGGAGACTGTTCCGGAGCCGGCTTCAATGGCGGTTCTGGCTTTGGGTTCTCTGTTCTTAGTTAAACGAAAAAAATAG
- a CDS encoding substrate-binding domain-containing protein has protein sequence MRANFTKYQEVTSRLREMIDEMFKAGQVKLPTEQALGAKWGVSRGTVRKAMEELVSARILQRIAGSGTFINREMLSDGVFARKNIKTVVLIYDILEISDFRYRIIRGVVKAANSKGYDTAIASFENAMEIFREKFFSTDSKDTAMVSCNFSTEHINQIKEFPARIPYVALNDYRYSDIAQYAVLGRPWLEYGLNYLPQIGHKKILIFHDMLTKPYIEEVRNAVRDVKEKTAADLDVTVKECRYEYNRVVSELNSIFVHKTQPAPTAILCLDDKIAAWAISHLRNIGVNVPEDVSVLGTGDFDICESTYPRITTTSLDYDLMGEMAIDMIDKQLGGKAVDQSLSFVANKLIERDSCRPI, from the coding sequence ATGAGAGCGAATTTTACTAAATATCAGGAAGTAACCTCCCGTCTGCGTGAAATGATAGATGAGATGTTTAAGGCCGGCCAGGTCAAACTCCCTACAGAACAGGCCTTAGGCGCTAAATGGGGCGTTAGCAGGGGTACGGTTAGAAAGGCGATGGAGGAGCTGGTTTCTGCCAGGATACTTCAGCGGATTGCCGGCTCGGGCACCTTTATAAACCGTGAGATGCTCAGTGACGGTGTGTTTGCCCGGAAAAACATCAAAACGGTAGTTCTCATATACGACATACTTGAGATATCGGATTTCCGGTACAGGATTATACGCGGCGTTGTAAAGGCGGCTAATTCAAAGGGATACGATACCGCTATTGCATCATTCGAAAACGCTATGGAGATATTCCGGGAGAAATTTTTCTCTACAGACTCCAAAGATACCGCGATGGTGAGCTGTAACTTCAGTACGGAGCATATCAATCAGATAAAGGAGTTTCCCGCACGCATTCCGTATGTAGCACTTAATGATTACAGGTACAGCGATATAGCCCAGTATGCGGTGCTGGGCAGGCCGTGGCTTGAGTACGGCCTGAACTATCTGCCGCAAATCGGCCATAAAAAGATACTTATCTTTCACGATATGCTCACAAAGCCCTATATAGAAGAGGTGCGAAACGCCGTGCGTGATGTAAAAGAGAAAACAGCGGCAGACCTTGATGTTACAGTCAAAGAGTGCCGGTATGAATACAATCGTGTCGTTTCCGAGCTCAACAGTATCTTTGTCCATAAAACCCAGCCGGCACCTACTGCTATACTGTGTCTTGATGACAAAATCGCCGCCTGGGCAATCTCACACCTGCGTAATATCGGCGTAAATGTCCCTGAAGATGTTTCTGTCCTGGGTACAGGCGATTTCGATATCTGTGAATCTACCTATCCCCGCATAACGACCACATCGCTCGATTACGACCTTATGGGGGAGATGGCGATTGATATGATAGATAAACAACTCGGCGGAAAAGCCGTTGACCAGAGCCTTTCTTTCGTCGCTAATAAGCTCATAGAGCGTGATTCTTGCAGGCCGATATGA
- a CDS encoding aldo/keto reductase, producing MIKQTQKINFGKRSGLEVYPVSMGAMRFPEMDKAIPLIRQAIDAGMVYIDTSRGYGDSEIKLGKALKDGYREKVILSTKCSPWVFKAEDTDDSSADCTYKRILESMRRLDVEYLDFYQVWNINSPENYEKATCKGGMVDGIRRAVDEGLVGHIGFTTHDEPENISRYIDEADWCEVILLTYNIFNQKYKDVVAKAHEKGIGTIIMNPACGGMLAENSPVIADAVKSAVGISDAVEAGHRYLKSDPNVDTIICGITKPEDIESTIANFKKPAFDAAQISAIEKAMNKLSPDNAKVCTSCKYCMPCPAGIDIPAMMDVVFHDKVLKVPGIAKEKYDWLTGENNKNASKKPSECTACKECEAKCTQNIPIAAEMAYLARREEQSWK from the coding sequence ATGATAAAACAAACTCAAAAAATAAACTTTGGAAAACGCAGCGGTCTCGAAGTTTACCCCGTCAGCATGGGAGCGATGAGATTTCCCGAAATGGACAAGGCAATTCCCCTTATCAGGCAGGCAATTGACGCCGGTATGGTATATATAGACACCTCCCGCGGTTACGGCGACAGTGAAATAAAGCTGGGCAAAGCACTTAAGGACGGTTACCGTGAAAAGGTGATCCTCTCGACCAAATGCTCACCGTGGGTTTTCAAGGCCGAGGACACCGACGACAGCTCGGCAGACTGCACGTATAAGCGTATTTTAGAGTCGATGCGGCGGCTGGATGTCGAGTATCTGGATTTCTACCAGGTATGGAACATTAACAGCCCCGAGAATTACGAAAAGGCAACCTGCAAAGGCGGGATGGTCGATGGTATCCGCCGCGCTGTGGACGAGGGGCTTGTAGGCCATATCGGCTTTACCACCCATGATGAGCCGGAGAATATCAGCCGCTATATCGACGAGGCTGACTGGTGCGAGGTCATACTTTTAACGTATAATATATTCAACCAGAAATACAAAGATGTGGTTGCCAAAGCTCATGAGAAGGGTATCGGCACGATAATCATGAACCCCGCCTGCGGCGGCATGCTGGCGGAAAATTCCCCGGTTATAGCCGATGCTGTAAAATCCGCCGTCGGCATAAGCGATGCGGTGGAAGCAGGGCACAGATACCTCAAAAGCGATCCGAATGTCGATACCATTATCTGCGGCATCACAAAACCGGAGGATATAGAGTCAACCATAGCCAATTTTAAGAAACCCGCCTTTGACGCCGCCCAGATCTCGGCCATTGAAAAAGCCATGAACAAGTTATCGCCCGATAATGCCAAAGTTTGCACGTCATGTAAATACTGTATGCCCTGTCCGGCGGGGATCGATATACCGGCAATGATGGATGTGGTTTTTCATGATAAGGTATTGAAGGTTCCCGGCATAGCAAAAGAGAAATACGACTGGCTGACCGGCGAAAATAACAAAAATGCCTCCAAAAAACCCTCCGAATGCACCGCCTGCAAAGAGTGTGAAGCCAAGTGCACCCAGAATATCCCCATAGCCGCTGAAATGGCATACCTCGCCCGCCGCGAAGAACAGAGTTGGAAATAA
- a CDS encoding ISAs1 family transposase, whose product MKKEQNQRRLMDYFSTIEDPRVERTRKHELSDILSIAICAIICGADGWTQVEEFAQCKEEWFKSFLSLPNGIPSHDTFGRVFSSLKPDSFEQCFLEWVNALAQKSEGRLIAIDGKTMRRSVDYASEKAAVHMVNAWCDTNKMVIGQIATETKSNEITAIPKLLELIDLDGAVVTTDAMGCQKEIANAVIENDGDYILQLKANQTGLHKNAVTLFDECIDDNVYNIQYTVASETDGGHGRVEERTLRAVSNVGFLNSEKKNWVGLKSLICVEAKRSIGDETSVEKRYYISSLTCKNPPNLLKYIRGHWGVENSLHWCLDISFADDERRIRKGYGTENFARLSRIALNLLKQQTKHKVGIKTRRLCCGWNEQYLYRVLTQQNKGL is encoded by the coding sequence ATGAAAAAAGAACAAAACCAACGCAGATTAATGGACTATTTTTCGACAATTGAAGACCCCAGAGTCGAGCGTACTCGCAAGCATGAGCTTAGCGATATTTTATCCATTGCAATTTGTGCAATAATTTGTGGCGCTGATGGATGGACACAGGTTGAAGAGTTCGCTCAGTGCAAAGAAGAGTGGTTTAAAAGTTTTCTTTCTTTGCCTAATGGCATTCCTTCTCACGACACATTTGGACGAGTATTTTCTTCTCTCAAACCCGACTCATTTGAACAATGCTTCCTCGAATGGGTCAATGCCTTAGCCCAAAAGAGTGAAGGCAGGCTCATAGCCATTGACGGCAAGACTATGCGTAGAAGCGTTGATTATGCATCTGAAAAAGCGGCTGTTCACATGGTAAATGCCTGGTGCGACACCAACAAAATGGTCATTGGGCAGATTGCAACAGAAACCAAGAGCAATGAGATAACGGCTATACCTAAGCTCTTGGAGTTAATTGATTTAGATGGTGCAGTTGTAACAACTGATGCTATGGGCTGCCAAAAGGAAATTGCTAATGCTGTAATTGAAAATGATGGGGACTATATCTTGCAGCTAAAGGCAAATCAGACCGGCCTGCATAAAAATGCAGTTACCCTTTTTGATGAATGTATAGACGATAATGTCTATAATATTCAATATACTGTTGCAAGTGAAACTGATGGAGGCCACGGCAGGGTTGAAGAACGCACATTGCGGGCTGTTTCAAATGTAGGATTCCTTAACTCTGAAAAGAAGAACTGGGTCGGGCTCAAGAGCCTGATATGTGTGGAGGCAAAGAGGAGCATAGGAGATGAAACAAGCGTAGAGAAACGGTATTACATATCAAGCCTGACTTGCAAAAATCCGCCAAATTTACTCAAATATATCAGGGGCCACTGGGGGGTAGAGAACTCCTTGCACTGGTGTTTAGATATCAGCTTTGCCGACGATGAAAGGAGAATAAGAAAAGGTTATGGAACAGAAAATTTTGCAAGGCTCTCACGAATAGCACTGAATCTGCTAAAACAGCAAACCAAGCACAAGGTCGGCATAAAGACCAGAAGGCTGTGCTGCGGCTGGAACGAGCAATACCTATATCGCGTGCTGACACAACAAAATAAAGGACTTTAG
- a CDS encoding GNAT family N-acetyltransferase, producing MAETNNKPLNIEIRPAAIDDLADIFHLGEKLFLPREVSNLYRTWDEYEVTGLFNSEPEHMLVAEYEGKLVGFAMGTVIEKNATAWTYGHLVWLGVDSDYSRHGIAGTLFDAFSELMRKAGVRILLIDTQKDNDAAISFFEKKGFSNPIDHVYMSLNLDLEDS from the coding sequence ATGGCAGAGACAAACAACAAACCGCTGAATATAGAGATCCGTCCGGCGGCAATAGACGATTTGGCGGATATATTCCACCTTGGCGAGAAACTTTTTCTCCCGCGGGAAGTCTCCAACCTCTACCGCACATGGGACGAATACGAGGTTACCGGTCTGTTCAATTCCGAGCCCGAACACATGCTCGTAGCAGAATATGAGGGCAAATTAGTCGGCTTCGCGATGGGCACGGTTATCGAGAAAAACGCCACTGCATGGACCTACGGACATCTCGTATGGCTTGGTGTTGACAGCGATTACTCACGGCACGGCATTGCCGGCACGCTGTTTGACGCGTTCAGCGAGCTGATGAGAAAGGCCGGCGTGCGGATACTGCTTATCGATACACAGAAGGACAACGACGCGGCGATCAGCTTCTTCGAGAAAAAGGGCTTTTCAAACCCCATAGACCACGTGTATATGAGCCTTAACCTTGAC